A window of Saimiri boliviensis isolate mSaiBol1 chromosome 1, mSaiBol1.pri, whole genome shotgun sequence genomic DNA:
GCAGCAGGCAAGGTCAATGTCAGGGATTTCTGATGCTTCTCAGAGTAGGCAACACAATATAACTAAGGAAGATATTGAGAGTTAACTTGAAATACACTACTGACCAAAGGGCCCTACCTGCTTTCCCTTCTGGCCACATGACAGTGTGTTCTATTTCCTTGATTCCCATAGATGAGTCGACAGCAGAGATCACTGTGTATTCCCCAAAACAGATCATCAAAGTATATGTTGGAAGCCACTGGTATGCAACCACCCTGCAGACACTGCTGAAGGTATTGCTAGCCCCGGCCACCCTGATCCCCCTCTGGCTTCACCACCTGAGCTGCTCTGGGGGCCATCACCTGGCCCTTACACAGCTTCCAGCACCTGCTTAGAACAAGGGCTTTCTCCTGACTCCATTGCCCAAAGTGCTCTTAACAGAGCAGaagtgagccaggtgtggtagctcatgcctgtaatcccaacactttgggaggctgaggcaggtggatcacttgaggtcaggagttcaagaccagcctggtcaacatggtgaaaccccgtctctactaaaaatacataaattagctgggtgtggtggcacatgactgtaatcccagctacatggaagacTGAGACTCTACTgtagttgaacccaggagatggaggttgcagaaagccgagatcgcgccactacactccagcctaggtgacagagtgtgacggccgggcgcggtggctcaagcctgtaatcccagcactttgggaggccgaggcgggtggatcacaaggtcaagagatcgagaccatcctggtcaacatggtgaaaccccgtctctactaaaaatataaaaaaaaaaaattagctgggcatggtggcacatgcctgtaatcccagctactcaggaggctgaggcaggagaattgcctgaacccaggaggcggaggttgcggtgagccgagatcgcgccattgcactccagcctgggtaacaagagcgaaactctgtctcaaaaaaaaaaaaaaaaaaaaaaaaaaaaaaaaaaaaacagaacacaagTGGACCGAGTAGCCTGCTGGGAAGCCCCTCCGGAGTTTGGGAAGGCCCTCTGGAGTCTGAGTAGGGAGGGGGCCAGCTCTGAGAGGCCTGAACTGAGAATGAGGTACATTGAGAGGATGGTCTAGGGGCCATAAAAAGTTGAAGCAGGGATGATGTGCTTCTCCCTGGATGCTCTGCTCCCCACCATGGTTCCCTATGACTGACTGACAGGGAGATGGAAATCCCAAAGCCTCTGGTCTAGTGTAATTGGGAAAGGGAGTGAGAGAAGACTGACCTGCCTCTTACTAAAGACCTAGCCTCTGAGACTGAGTCTGGTGTCCAACCCCCTCCAGTATCCAGAACTGCTGTCCAACCCTCAGAGGGTGTACTGGATCACATATGGACAAACCCTGCTCATCCACGGGGACGGCCAGATGTTCCGACACATTCTCAACTTCCTGAGACTTGGCAAACTATTTTTACCATCTGAATTTAAGTAAGTGAAGCAAGAACACGGTAGGATGAAATCATGAAGGCTCTCCCTTAGCAACAAAGGAGACCTGAGTCGCAGCCTTCAGGGAGGAGGTTATATTATTTCCATCGTGGGAGCTGTTGGCGGTGGCAGCTCCAGGAGCTCATGCCCGCTCCCGCACTCTCACTCTAGCTGTCCAGCCGGATATCTCCTTGTCGTTTGCAGGGAATGGCCCCTCTTTTGCCAGGAGGTGGAAGAATACCACATTCCATCCCTCTCAGAAGCCCTTGCACAATGTGAAGCATACAAGTAAGGAAACTTTATCACGACTCCATGTTTAGAATTTGGGTCTTTACATTCCTCTCAAAATCCTGTCCTAAGCCCACTTTCTAAAGGATTCTGTTCTCCCTGAGGTTGAGGGAGTGAAGCAGGCCCATGATTGGCCAGTGACCTAAGCAAAACCCTTTAAGATCACCTCCTTCCCGGCTGTCTAGCATTAACTCCCAGCTAAAGGGCAGACCTGACCAACTGGCTGATGGCCTGATGGAAGCCTCTGCTCACTAACCAAACCCTCTGGGTTTCTACAGGTCATGGACTCAGGAGAAAGAATCTGAAAATGAAGAAGCTTTTCCCATCAGGAGGCTGCACGTGGTGACAGAAGGGCCAGGGTCACTGGTGGAGTTCAGTAGAGACACTAAAGAAGTAAGCCCCAGCCTCCTCTGGTTGGTGTTTTCCTGAAAAACCACTACCACCGGGCTCAGGGTGGAGCAGGGCAGGCTCAGCTACTGAGGGGTACAGCAAAACAAGAGCAGGGCCTACATGGGTTCTTAGGACAGGACGTGGCTTCTGAACCTTGAAGGAGGCACAGGAACTTACTGGCCACTTGTGGCCTGGGATGCTAATTGTATCTCTTGTTGGAGTGACAGGCCACTGAGCTGGCACCACCCCCACTCAGCCTGAGCAAAGTTCAAATGGGTGACCCCTGTTGGGGATGAGATTATTCGGAGAGAGCAAGTGGAGTCTTAGAGGCCCAGCTTATTTGATCTTGGGTAAGGCATTGATATCCATGCCCAACATATCGAGAGTTACtgtgcccctccctccccagaccACAGCCTACATGCCTGGGGACTTCCAAGACTGCAGTGATAGGACTCCATGGAAAAAGGCTAAGGAAAACTTGGCTGGGTCCAACCAGATGGAGGAGGCTGAGCAGTACACCCGGCCCATCCAGGTGTCCCTATGCCGAAATGCCAAGAGGGCAGGCAACCCCAGCACATACTCACACTGTCCTGGCTTGTATACCAATCCTGGACACTGGGGGAGACACCCTGAGAGCCCTACCAAGAAGAAATGCACCACAATCAACCTCACACAGAAATCTGAAACCAAAGACACTCCCGCTACTCCCATGCAAAAACTCATCTCCCTGGTGAGAGAATGGGACATGGTCAATTGCAAACAGTGGGAATTCCAGCCACTGACAGCCTCCCAGAGCAGCCCCTTGGAGGAGGCCACCCTGCAGCTCCCCTTGGGAAGCAAGGCTACTTCCCAGCCCAGCACCTCAGCTGCCTGGAAAGCCCATTCCACAGCCTCAGAGAGGGATCCAGGACCACAGGCAGGGGCTGGAGCTGGAACGAAAGACAAGAGGCCAGAGCCAACCTTTAAGTCATACTTCCCCCCAAAAAGAGCTGGTACCCTGAAGGACTGGAGCAAGCAGAGGCCCAAGGAGAGAGGTGAGTCCTGTCCCACCTTGACCTAAGTCTTATTCATAAGAGAAGGCAAACTCGTTGGCCAAGATGGCAGAGCAAGTTAGTGACAAAGGAGGACTAGAGCCCCCCACTCACCAATGCTATCTCTGTGCCAGGCAGCACAGAAATGACTGGCACACTGGCATGGTTGGAGGGGCCAGGAGAATACATATGGTGAAGGGATGAATGCTGTGGGAAGGGGGCACCTATGAAGTAGAAGCACAAAAAAGGCTGAGGGCTGGGGAGTCAGCAGGGGAAGGAAGAAGTCCAGGGTGTTTGGAAGCACAGGGCATGGGTCTAGCTGGAGGACAGGGCTTCCCATGCAGACATGATAAAAGATGAGGCTGAAGACAGAAGTCTTCAGGGCTGGCCTTGTGGGCAGATTCAGGACATGGTACTTCATTCTGCCCAGGATGGGAGTGAGCAGCCTCTGAAAGATTTTAAACAAGAGCACAGGGTCAGGTGTGCCAATCAGAAAGTTTGCTCCAGGAGCAGAGGAAATGCAgcaggaggccgggcatggtggcttaagcctgtaatcccagcactttgggaggccgaggtgggcggatcacaagatcaagagatcaagaccatccttgccaacatggtgaaaccctgtctctactaaaaatgcaaaaaaaaaaatcagctgggcatggtgacgcacacctgtagtcctagctactcgggtggctgaggcaggggaattgcttgaacccctgaggtggagattgcagtgagctgagatcacgccactgcactacagcttgcgtgacagtgtgagactccatctcaaaaaaaaaaaaaagaaagaaagaaagaaagaaagaaagaaaggcagcaggagCTAGGTTTGGAAGCCACCTGGAGTTCTTTTTAGGCTGAGGAAGCAGGTTAGGCACctaggggagggaaggagggatgggcCAAGGAGGAGCCAGGTTTCTAGCTTGTGTGACTGCAAGGGGTTGGTGGGTCCTTACTTAGGTGGGGGTAAGAGAAAGAGCAGAGCTTGGGGAAGGGCACATACTGAGCATGAAATGCCAAGGAACATCCACGTGAAGCCCAGGAGACAGCAGGGGCTACAGGGACTGAGCTGGAGAGAGAGCATGTGTGGCCAGCAAAGGAGAGGTAGCCAGGGAAGGGTGCTGAGAACCGCTGTACCAGGCTGTTGCCTCTGCTCCCTCAAAGCCCTGCCTGTGGTATTCTGTCACCTTCCCTATTAGTGGCTACAATCCTGCATGGAGGGTCCTTCTTGGACTCTGTGAGCTCTAAGTTGGTCTGTCAAGCTTGGGGTGAAAAATGTCCACTCTTTGGAAATGCATCAAAGGCTGGTCCCAAAAGCTCTGAACTTACACTTTTATAAACATTTCCAGCCCTCAGCTGGGTTACTGTCAGCCCCATTTGATACCAGACTTCATTCAACAGAGGAATTTGGAGTTTTTTGGAGTCCCAAAATTTTCAGGATTTGGCTTGCAGTGATGCCAGGGCAATGAAGAGAGGAAAGGCCAGGACAGGTCCCTGCCAGCCCAGGGTGTCGCTTCTGAAAAACTGGAGATGGCAGTTGTTGCAAGGCTGGGGTGACTAATTGTACTGGCCTGTCACCAGAGGTCCCCTCCCTGCTTGGGCTCTGAGGTGGCTTAAGGAGAGCCCCTGCTTATGTAGATTTCATGGTAATTgaagaaagtaatttaaaaagcctagatgtggtgactcacacctgtaatcccagcacttgaggccaacgcaggcagatcacctgaggtcaggagttcgtgaccagcctgaccaacatggagagaccccgtctctactaaaaacacaaaaagttagctgagtgtggtggcgagcacctgtaatcccagctacttgggaggctgaggcaggtaaatcacttgaacctggaaggcagaggttgcagtgagccaagatcataccactgcactccagcctgggcaataagagcaaaactccatctcaaaaaaaaaaaaaaaaaaaaaaaaaaaacttttttaaaaaaaaggagagctCCCTCCCTACATTGTTTTCACAGAAAGCCCTGCCCCTGAGCATCCTCTGACTGATGCTAGTGAGAGAGACAGCCCAGGGGTCATCCTCAAAGTGACTCACCCCCCAGTGGTGGGCAGCGATGGCTTCTGCATGTTCTTTGAGGACAGCATCATCTACACCACGCAGGTGGACAACCTCAGACACACACCACCCAcagccagcccccagccccaaggtaaggctctggagccaggcccAGCCCTGAGCCTCCTCATGAGGATGCCTGAGCCCCTCCCAGGGTACTTGAGGCAGAGAGTGTCCCCTGGAAGCCctacccttctcccctcctcATGCTGTCTCTAAGGCCCTAGCGGTTGACAGATGTAGCCACAACCACTTTCCTTCCCCCACAGAAGTCACTTTCCTGAGTTTCTCTCTGTCCTGGGAAGAGATGTTTTATGCACAGAAATGTCACTGCTTCCTGGCTGACATCATCCTGGATTCCATCAGGCAAAAGGACCCCAAAGCCATCACAGCCAAGGTGGTCTCCCTGGCCAACCGGCTGTGGGTATGTGTGATAGGCCCCAGCCCCTGGGGCACCCTGTACCTTCTCCACCTCTTCCCCTGCCCCACAATAAGTGATGCAAGGCAAGAGGAAGTAAGCCAAGATGGGGGTAAGGAGAAGAGGCCAGGGGCAGAAGAGTGGTGGGACAGGCAGGGATGGGCAAGCAGAGCAGCTGCACCTGGACCAAGCCTTGGCCAAAAGGCAGATTTGCAGTGACAGTGCTTGCCCCACACCCCTGTGGCTCTGTAGGCCCAAGGAAGTCCCTGCTCTGCTCTTCTGAGAGGCTAGGAgctgccccagccctgcctcacTGTGGGCTCTCCTGGCAGACCCTGCACATCAGCCCCAAGCAGTTTGTGGTGGATTTGCTGGCCATCACTGGCTTCAAGGACGACCGGCACACCCAGGAGCGTCTGTACAGCTGGGTGGAGGTGAGGGCCACTTGCAATCCCCACAGAATCAACCAACCCTGTGGATGCCTCAGATGTGCGTGTCTTGCTGCACCAGGGCTGGGCCAGCACTTCTCAGAAGGCTAGACAGGCAGCTTAGGCCACTGCTCCAAGGGAGGGAGAAACTGGATGAAATTAACCAATCCAGAGTAGTCAAAAACCAGTATTCAGGCCActggtttttatagttttcctccAGTGATACCAACTGTGCCTTCATCACTAACAACCCTGGTCACACTTAGGGACACATATCATATGAGCCCAAGCCTTAACTCATATGGGAGTGAGACGTTTTCAACCAGTGATACCAACTTCACCTATCTGGCCATGATGTCACCATTTGTGTACATTACTTCCATATTTAAACTACTTTTAAGCAttctttacaagaaaaagaaaatgtttagtaAGGGAAAGCAATGATCAAggttcttttttcccttttctgattCCTTAATCCAATTTTAACACTGAGGTGGAAACAATTTAGGCAGATTCTCACTGATCTGACACTTCTATAATCAAGGGCATTACTGTAACACCTTTCACCATAAGCACACTAGTATCCAGTTACCATTAGGCATCCGGCTTTTATGTGGTTTGTAAAGGTGAGGTCAGCATGTAGGGCTAGAATGTGGAAAACCAGTAGCAGGAAACATGTTTTCAACCCCCCAGTCATTCGCTCAGTTCTCTGATAACCATTTCTGCCTCTACACTGTGACATGCCCTTGGGCAGAGCTGAGCCCTAAAGCAACAAAAGTCCCCAACAGCCAGGCTTGCCCTGTCCCTGCCCCATAGGAGAACCTACCCACATGGAGCTAGAGTAAGCAACTGGCCAGGAAATCAGAGGTAAAACTGGCTTTTCCTTCCAGCTTACACTGCCCTTCGCCAGGAAATACAGCCGCTGCATGGACCTGCTCATCCAGAGGGGCCTTTCTAGGTCTGTATCGTACTCCATCCTGGGAAAGTACCTACAAGAGGACTAGGGTGCCCAGAGATGCAGGTCCTCATGCCCCACCCGCCAAGGCTCATTTTAAATGGACATTGCCCCAGAATGCATGTGCCCACCAAAGGGTGCATATCAgtctactttttattataaagaaataaaagagtaaatCACATGTCAAAGAACTAGACTCATTCTCTGAGACACCAAAAGCCTAACAACCAGTGAGATAATTTTAGACAACTCTATTCAAAGTTATTCAAAAGGCATCAAGTCAAAATAATGAAACTGCCCCAGGAAAAAGGGCTGGGCCTGACGGCCAAGAGGGACAAGCATCAGGGCACAGTAGAGGTGGATCTTCCCCTATGGGAGGTGAGCTCGTTCTGAAGGCCAGGGATTGGGGAGCAGCTGCTAGGAGCCCACCTGTGTTCCTCCTGAGGGATGGGGGTAGCCTAGTTACTGCCCAGAGGCACATGGTCCCCCACCAGCCTGCAGCATGGAAACACCTTATTCTAACCTATTCTTAACCCACAACTGGGATGGAAGCTGGGGACAGAAGGGA
This region includes:
- the KCTD19 gene encoding BTB/POZ domain-containing protein KCTD19; this translates as MEESGMSHESAEDLFHFNVGGWHFSVPRSKLSQFPDSLLWKEASALTSSESQRLFIDRDGSTFRHVHYYLYTSKLSFSSCAELNLLYEQALGLQLMPLLQTLDNLKEGKHHLRVRPADIPVAERASLNYWRTWKCISKPSEFPIKSPAFTGLHDKAPLGLMDTPLLDTEEEVHYCFLPLDLVAKYPSLVTEDNLLWLAETVALIECECSEFRFIVNFLRSQKMLLPDNFSNIDVLEAEVEILEIPALTEAVRLYRMNMGGCSRTICPPLSPGKGAHTASLESVKPLYTMALGLLVKYPDSALGQLRIESTLDGSRLYITGNGVLFQHVKNWLGTCRLPLTETISEVYELCAFLDKRDITYEPMKVALKTHLEPRTLAPMDVLNESTAEITVYSPKQIIKVYVGSHWYATTLQTLLKYPELLSNPQRVYWITYGQTLLIHGDGQMFRHILNFLRLGKLFLPSEFKEWPLFCQEVEEYHIPSLSEALAQCEAYKSWTQEKESENEEAFPIRRLHVVTEGPGSLVEFSRDTKETTAYMPGDFQDCSDRTPWKKAKENLAGSNQMEEAEQYTRPIQVSLCRNAKRAGNPSTYSHCPGLYTNPGHWGRHPESPTKKKCTTINLTQKSETKDTPATPMQKLISLVREWDMVNCKQWEFQPLTASQSSPLEEATLQLPLGSKATSQPSTSAAWKAHSTASERDPGPQAGAGAGTKDKRPEPTFKSYFPPKRAGTLKDWSKQRPKERESPAPEHPLTDASERDSPGVILKVTHPPVVGSDGFCMFFEDSIIYTTQVDNLRHTPPTASPQPQEVTFLSFSLSWEEMFYAQKCHCFLADIILDSIRQKDPKAITAKVVSLANRLWTLHISPKQFVVDLLAITGFKDDRHTQERLYSWVELTLPFARKYSRCMDLLIQRGLSRSVSYSILGKYLQED